One Microcoleus sp. FACHB-831 DNA segment encodes these proteins:
- the psbZ gene encoding photosystem II reaction center protein PsbZ, with the protein MSILFQVVLAALVLLSFIMVIGVPVAYATPQNWDQSKRLILLGSGVWIALVFLVGALSYFVV; encoded by the coding sequence ATGTCGATTTTATTTCAAGTGGTACTAGCTGCTTTAGTTCTTTTGTCATTCATCATGGTCATTGGCGTCCCGGTTGCCTATGCGACGCCTCAGAACTGGGATCAGTCTAAACGGCTCATCTTATTGGGTTCTGGGGTTTGGATCGCTTTGGTTTTTCTGGTCGGGGCTTTGAGCTACTTTGTAGTTTAA
- the ribH gene encoding 6,7-dimethyl-8-ribityllumazine synthase: protein MAVFEGTFTHTENLKFAIVIGRFNDLVTTKLLEGCQDCLKRHGIDVNPHGTQVDYAWVPGSFEVPLVARQMALTHRYDAVICLGAIIRGQTPHFDYVAAEVSKGIAAAGFQTGVPVIFGIVTTDTMQQALERAGIKSNLGWNYAMSALEMASLMRGIKGSMGADIYGDNGGAGETPALPISHQTVVIEPSSSGDRQ, encoded by the coding sequence ATGGCAGTTTTCGAGGGAACATTTACTCATACTGAAAATCTAAAGTTTGCCATCGTCATCGGTCGGTTTAACGACTTAGTGACGACAAAATTATTGGAGGGATGTCAGGATTGCCTGAAACGTCACGGCATTGATGTTAATCCTCATGGCACTCAAGTGGATTATGCCTGGGTTCCTGGTAGTTTTGAAGTGCCTCTAGTGGCTAGGCAAATGGCGCTCACTCATCGCTATGATGCGGTGATTTGCCTTGGTGCTATTATTCGGGGTCAAACTCCACATTTTGATTACGTCGCCGCCGAAGTGTCTAAGGGAATCGCTGCTGCTGGTTTCCAGACTGGCGTGCCTGTGATTTTTGGCATAGTGACGACGGATACTATGCAGCAAGCGTTAGAACGGGCTGGGATTAAGAGTAATTTGGGGTGGAATTATGCTATGAGTGCGTTGGAAATGGCTTCTCTGATGCGAGGGATAAAAGGCAGCATGGGGGCTGATATCTACGGTGACAACGGTGGTGCCGGGGAAACTCCAGCGCTGCCTATTTCTCATCAGACGGTTGTAATAGAACCGAGTTCGTCTGGCGATCGCCAGTAG